In the genome of Fimbriimonadaceae bacterium, the window GCCTTCTCGATTTAATCGATGGCGGATAGTTTTTCCAGAGGAAGCCTGCAGTGGACTTGCTCCACATAACGCAGCCAAGGCTGCTTCATTCCTTAATCGTTCTGGATTATCTCCTGCTACGGCAATAAGTGTCGCTGCTGTTTGTGGTCCGACTCCAAATTGATTCCGAA includes:
- a CDS encoding IS110 family transposase; the protein is RNQFGVGPQTAATLIAVAGDNPERLRNEAALAALCGASPLQASSGKTIRHRLNREGNRSANNALWTIAMVRMRSEPRTTSLCGATYSTRNVK